In Thermococcus stetteri, one genomic interval encodes:
- the purM gene encoding phosphoribosylformylglycinamidine cyclo-ligase — translation MLTYAQAGVDDEKTSKALKGIISLAKGTFEFRRGKLGEPAEDLGHYAALMDFGDFYLAMTTDGVGTKVLVAEAVGKFDTIGIDMIAMNVNDLLCVGAEPVALVDYLAVKEPDEEVFSQIAKGLYGGAKQAGIAIVGGETAVMPDLINGFDLAGTAIGVVEKGKVITGEKIRPGDAVIGISSSGIHSNGLTLARKLLIPKYGLDYEYEGRELWEWLLEPTRIYAKAVLDLIENVEVHGLAHITGGGLLNLKRITPYGFSLEMPPVEGIFRLIHENGVPLEEMFRVFNMGVGMVAVVPAEEKENALQLLNRYFESFELGRVVEEPGIRVENYGIKL, via the coding sequence ATGCTTACCTACGCCCAGGCTGGAGTCGATGATGAGAAAACTTCGAAGGCCCTGAAGGGCATAATCTCGCTCGCAAAGGGGACTTTCGAGTTCAGGAGGGGTAAGCTCGGCGAACCTGCCGAGGACCTCGGCCACTACGCGGCTCTAATGGACTTCGGGGACTTCTACCTTGCTATGACAACTGACGGGGTGGGAACGAAGGTTCTCGTCGCCGAAGCGGTCGGAAAGTTCGACACGATTGGGATAGACATGATAGCGATGAACGTGAACGACCTGCTCTGCGTTGGAGCGGAACCGGTTGCTTTGGTGGATTATTTGGCCGTTAAAGAGCCTGACGAGGAGGTCTTCTCCCAGATAGCGAAGGGCCTCTACGGGGGGGCCAAACAGGCTGGAATAGCCATCGTTGGCGGAGAGACTGCAGTCATGCCCGACCTCATAAACGGCTTTGATCTGGCGGGAACTGCCATCGGCGTTGTCGAGAAGGGAAAGGTGATCACGGGGGAGAAGATAAGGCCCGGTGATGCTGTGATTGGAATCTCAAGCTCGGGGATACACTCCAACGGCCTGACCCTCGCGAGGAAGCTCCTCATTCCGAAGTACGGCCTCGACTACGAGTACGAGGGGAGGGAGCTCTGGGAGTGGCTCCTCGAACCGACGAGGATCTACGCAAAGGCCGTCCTCGATCTAATCGAGAACGTCGAGGTGCACGGCTTGGCCCACATAACCGGAGGCGGCCTTCTCAACCTCAAGAGAATCACCCCCTACGGCTTCTCCCTTGAGATGCCGCCGGTTGAGGGGATCTTCAGGCTCATCCACGAGAACGGCGTCCCGCTGGAAGAGATGTTCCGCGTTTTTAACATGGGCGTCGGAATGGTCGCCGTTGTTCCGGCGGAGGAGAAGGAAAACGCTCTTCAGCTGTTGAACAGGTACTTCGAGAGCTTCGAGCTCGGAAGGGTTGTGGAAGAGCCTGGAATACGGGTCGAGAATTATGGGATAAAGCTTTAA